Proteins from a single region of Sphingopyxis sp. BSN-002:
- a CDS encoding amino acid permease codes for MIFGRVKSLDAILATAEKKSLHRSLGAFQLTMLGIGAVIGTGIFVLTAEAAQKAGPGMMISFIIAGVVCAVAALCYAEMASMVPVSGSAYTYSYAVMGELIAWMVGWALILEYAVAAGAVSVGWSGYMIGYIEHAFSIDVPAAWTLGPLDGGIINLPAMVIAGLVTWLLVIGTKESATVNAALVAIKIVALTVFVILAVPVMNMKEFEPFSPLGFGGISAAAASIFFAYVGFDAVSTAAEETKNPQRNMPIGLIGSLGICTIFYLLVSAGVIGSVGAQPVMTASGGAIEPGTAELTARCAEIGNQAVVCSKEALAWTLREIGWPQIGNLVGLAAIIALPSVILMMMFGQTRIFFVMSRDGLLPTAFSKIHPKYNTPHFITILTGIAVALFAAFFPVGQLANISNSGTLFAFAAVSIAVMVIRRTDPGRHRPFRTPMLYLTAPLSIIGCIYLFASLDHKSIILFLIWAAIGLLVYFGYSRSRSHVGLGHVDEVHEEDPDAPPQPVPPVS; via the coding sequence ATGATATTTGGTCGCGTCAAATCGCTCGACGCCATCTTGGCCACCGCCGAGAAAAAGTCGTTGCACCGATCGCTCGGTGCGTTCCAGCTCACCATGCTCGGCATCGGTGCCGTCATCGGCACCGGCATCTTCGTGCTGACCGCCGAAGCCGCGCAAAAGGCGGGTCCGGGCATGATGATCAGCTTCATCATCGCCGGCGTCGTCTGCGCGGTGGCGGCACTCTGCTACGCCGAAATGGCGTCGATGGTGCCTGTATCGGGATCGGCCTATACCTATAGCTACGCCGTGATGGGCGAGCTGATCGCCTGGATGGTCGGCTGGGCACTAATCCTCGAATATGCGGTCGCCGCGGGCGCTGTTTCGGTCGGATGGTCAGGCTATATGATCGGCTATATCGAACACGCGTTCAGCATCGATGTGCCAGCGGCATGGACTTTGGGGCCGCTCGACGGCGGCATCATCAACCTGCCCGCGATGGTCATCGCCGGACTCGTCACCTGGCTTCTGGTCATCGGCACCAAGGAGAGCGCCACGGTCAATGCTGCGCTGGTCGCAATCAAGATCGTCGCGCTGACGGTGTTCGTGATCCTGGCTGTTCCCGTCATGAACATGAAGGAGTTCGAGCCCTTCTCGCCGCTCGGCTTCGGAGGCATCTCTGCCGCCGCCGCTTCGATCTTCTTTGCCTATGTCGGCTTCGATGCCGTTTCCACTGCGGCCGAAGAAACGAAGAATCCACAGCGCAATATGCCGATCGGTCTCATCGGATCGCTCGGCATCTGTACGATCTTCTATTTGCTCGTTTCGGCTGGCGTGATCGGCTCCGTCGGTGCGCAGCCGGTGATGACCGCGTCAGGCGGTGCGATTGAGCCGGGGACGGCGGAACTGACCGCGCGCTGCGCCGAGATCGGCAACCAAGCAGTCGTCTGCTCGAAGGAAGCACTGGCTTGGACGCTGCGCGAAATCGGTTGGCCGCAGATTGGCAACCTTGTCGGCCTCGCGGCGATCATCGCTCTGCCTTCGGTTATCCTGATGATGATGTTCGGTCAGACACGCATCTTTTTCGTCATGAGCCGGGACGGTCTGCTTCCGACCGCCTTCTCGAAAATCCATCCGAAGTATAACACGCCGCACTTCATCACGATCCTGACGGGCATCGCGGTCGCGTTGTTCGCCGCCTTCTTCCCGGTAGGCCAGCTCGCGAATATCTCGAACTCGGGAACGCTCTTCGCGTTCGCCGCAGTTTCGATCGCGGTGATGGTGATCCGTCGCACCGATCCGGGCCGCCATCGCCCGTTCCGCACGCCGATGCTATATTTGACGGCACCGTTGTCGATCATCGGCTGCATCTATCTGTTCGCCAGCCTCGATCACAAGAGCATCATCCTCTTCCTGATCTGGGCCGCGATCGGTCTGCTCGTCTATTTCGGCTACAGCCGCTCGCGCAGCCATGTCGGGCTCGGCCATGTCGACGAGGTCCATGAAGAGGATCCCGACGCGCCGCCGCAGCCGGTCCCGC